The following is a genomic window from Planifilum fulgidum.
ACGCTGCCCCGCTGTCACGTGCTGGTCTTCGGGGCCGATCATCCCGTGTTCGATGCATCCGCTTTGGTGCAGATCGCCGGGCGCGTGGGACGCGACGCCGATTACCGGCTGGGGGAAGTCTGGTTTTTGTCCGCCGAGCGGACGGAGGGGCAGTTGAAGGCGGTTCGGGAGATCCGATGGATGAACCGGATGGCCCGCCGCCGGGGATGGCTGAAGGAGGAAGGGGAAAATAGCCGCCCCTCGGCTGGACGATCGGCGGGGGATCATGTACCATGATCCTAGACGGCCGGAAAGAAAAATGCGGGGAAGTTGCGCGCAAGCATCGGGTGAAGGAGAGGAGCGGTGTCCGTTGTGGGAGCATCTTTTTCCCCCTCCTCCCACCTGCTGGTTTTGTTCTTCACCCGCGGGCGGCCGCTTCGGGTCGGGGGTGTGGGAGCGCGTGTGCGCGGGCTGCCGTCGCCGGCTGGTCCGGATTGTTCCGCCGCTGTGCCGCCGGTGCGGAAAATCCCTTTCCGGGCAGGGCCCGGCCCTGTGCGGGGATTGCGAGGGGCGGGCCGGGCATCTGGATCAAAACCGGAGCGTCGTTCGGTACAACGATTTTGCCCGGGAGATCGTCGCCCTGTTCAAGTATCGCGGGAGGGAGCGTCTGGCCCGCCCCCTGGGACGGATGATGGCGGAGGAGGCTTGCAAAATGGTTCCGCTTCCCGACTGGGTCACCTTTGTGCCCCTTCATCCGTCCCGGCTGAAGGACCGGGGATTTAATCAGGCGGAATTGCTGGCGCGGATCGTCTCGGCGCATTTGAACCGCCCTTTGGTTCCGCTTTTGAAGCGGATTCGTCCCACCGAGCCGCAGAGCCAAAAAAGCCGCCGGGAGCGATTGGTGGCTCTCCGGGGGGCTTTTGCCCCGGCGGCGGATCGGAAGATTCTGGGGAAAATGGCCGGGGTCCGCGTCCTCATCGTCGACGATGTGTATACGACCGGCTCCACGCTGGAGGAATGCG
Proteins encoded in this region:
- a CDS encoding ComF family protein; translated protein: MRGSCAQASGEGEERCPLWEHLFPPPPTCWFCSSPAGGRFGSGVWERVCAGCRRRLVRIVPPLCRRCGKSLSGQGPALCGDCEGRAGHLDQNRSVVRYNDFAREIVALFKYRGRERLARPLGRMMAEEACKMVPLPDWVTFVPLHPSRLKDRGFNQAELLARIVSAHLNRPLVPLLKRIRPTEPQSQKSRRERLVALRGAFAPAADRKILGKMAGVRVLIVDDVYTTGSTLEECARILKEERVKSVVSVTFAR